In Leopardus geoffroyi isolate Oge1 chromosome D1, O.geoffroyi_Oge1_pat1.0, whole genome shotgun sequence, a single window of DNA contains:
- the TMEM218 gene encoding transmembrane protein 218 — protein sequence MAGTVLGVGAGVFILALLWVLVLLLCVLLSRASGVARFSVIFVFLGALIITSVLLVFPRASEVPAPEVEMKIVDSFFIGRYVLLAFLTAVFLGGLFLVLIHHILEPIYAKPLRSY from the exons ATGGCTGGCACAGTGCTCGGAGTGGGGGCCGGCGTGTTCATCTTAGCCCTGCTCTGGGTGTTAGTGCTGCTGCTGTGTGTGCTGCTGTCCAGAGCGTCCGGTGTAGCGAG GTTCTCTGTCATTTTTGTATTCCTCGGTGCTCTGATCATCACATCAGTTCTGCTGGTCTTCCCTCGAGCCAGTGAAGTCCCAGCCCCAGAGGTCGAAATGAAG ATTGTGGATTCCTTTTTCATTGGCCGCTATGTCCTGCTGGCTTTCCTCACTGCTGTCTTCCTTGGAGGCCTCTTTTTGGTTCTCATTCATCATATCCTGGAGCCAATCTATGCCAAACCACTGCGGTCCTACTGA